A single region of the Cereibacter sphaeroides 2.4.1 genome encodes:
- the amaB gene encoding L-piperidine-6-carboxylate dehydrogenase: protein MTDLFHALGIADAATGGSLSVLSPIDGAEIGRVRPTDPAAMPGLIARAQEAFRHWREVPAPRRGELVRLFGEELRAAKAELGALVTLEAGKITSEGLGEVQEMIDICDFAVGLSRQLYGLTIASERPGHRMMETWHPMGPCAVISAFNFPVAVWSWNAALALVCGNPVIWKPSEKTPLTALASMAIFGRALARFGDAPEGLAQLVMGGPEIGEALVLSPEVPIVSATGSTRMGRIVGPKVAARFGRPILELGGNNAMIVAPSADLDMAVRAIVFSAVGTAGQRCTSLRRLIVHHSVREELVGRLVKAYASLKIGDPRADGTLVGPLIDAASRDRMVAALDRARAKGGTVHGGKPVEGVPGGAYIQPALVEMPAQTGVVCEETFAPILYVMGYETLDEAIALQNAVPQGLSSCIFTLNLREAEAFVSAAGSDCGIANVNIGPSGAEIGGAFGGEKDTGGGRESGSDAWRGYMRRQTNTINWSAALPLAQGVRFDI from the coding sequence ATGACAGACCTATTCCACGCCCTCGGCATCGCGGACGCAGCCACCGGCGGCAGCCTGTCCGTCCTCTCGCCCATCGACGGGGCCGAGATCGGCCGCGTCCGCCCCACAGACCCCGCCGCCATGCCCGGCCTCATCGCCCGCGCGCAGGAGGCCTTCCGCCACTGGCGCGAGGTGCCCGCCCCCCGGCGGGGCGAACTCGTCCGGCTCTTCGGCGAGGAACTGCGCGCGGCCAAGGCCGAGCTCGGCGCCCTCGTGACGCTCGAGGCGGGCAAGATCACCTCCGAGGGTCTGGGCGAAGTGCAGGAGATGATCGACATCTGCGATTTCGCGGTGGGCCTGTCGCGGCAGCTCTACGGCCTGACCATCGCCTCCGAGCGGCCGGGCCACCGGATGATGGAGACCTGGCACCCGATGGGGCCTTGCGCGGTCATCTCGGCCTTCAACTTCCCGGTGGCGGTCTGGTCGTGGAACGCGGCGCTGGCGCTCGTCTGCGGCAATCCGGTGATCTGGAAGCCCTCCGAGAAGACGCCGCTCACCGCGCTCGCCTCGATGGCGATCTTCGGCCGGGCGCTCGCCCGCTTCGGCGACGCGCCCGAGGGGCTTGCGCAACTGGTGATGGGCGGGCCCGAGATCGGCGAGGCGCTGGTGCTCTCGCCCGAGGTGCCGATCGTCTCGGCCACGGGTTCCACCCGGATGGGGCGGATCGTCGGGCCCAAGGTAGCGGCCCGCTTCGGCCGCCCGATCCTCGAGCTCGGCGGCAACAATGCGATGATCGTGGCGCCCTCGGCCGATCTCGACATGGCGGTGCGCGCCATCGTCTTCTCGGCCGTGGGCACCGCTGGCCAGCGCTGCACCTCGCTCCGGCGGCTGATCGTGCATCATTCGGTGCGCGAGGAACTGGTGGGGCGGCTGGTCAAGGCCTACGCGTCGCTGAAGATCGGCGATCCGCGCGCGGACGGAACCCTCGTCGGTCCGCTGATCGACGCGGCCTCGCGCGACCGGATGGTGGCGGCGCTCGACCGGGCGCGGGCCAAGGGCGGCACCGTCCATGGCGGCAAGCCGGTCGAGGGCGTGCCGGGCGGCGCCTACATCCAGCCCGCGCTGGTCGAGATGCCGGCCCAGACCGGCGTCGTCTGCGAAGAGACCTTCGCGCCGATCCTCTATGTCATGGGCTACGAGACGCTGGACGAGGCCATCGCGCTGCAGAATGCGGTGCCACAGGGCCTGTCCTCCTGCATCTTCACGCTGAACCTGCGCGAGGCCGAGGCCTTCGTCTCGGCGGCGGGCTCGGACTGCGGGATCGCCAATGTGAACATCGGCCCCTCGGGCGCCGAGATCGGCGGGGCCTTCGGCGGCGAGAAGGACACCGGCGGCGGCCGCGAAAGCGGCTCGGACGCCTGGCGGGGCTACATGCGGCGGCAGACGAACACGATCAACTGGTCGGCGGCGCTGCCGCTGGCGCAGGGGGTCAGGTTCGACATCTGA
- a CDS encoding ACP S-malonyltransferase has protein sequence MRVVVVCPGRGTYTKAELGSLGRLHPDKAALFARFDAQRRVAGQETLADLDGEASYSVARHTRGDNASALIYAAGYADFLSLTGVEVVAVTGNSMGWYTALACGGALSAEDGFRVVNTMGTLMQEALIGGQIVHPVMGEDWRPDLARRAQLLDQVAGIDARPGRILGLSIALGGMLVLAGNAEGLADFEAEVPPEQGRFPMRLANHAAFHTALQAPVAARGQAALPEALFGQPRLPLIDGRGAVWWPKATDAAALRAYTLGHQVTEPYDFTRAIAVAAREFAPDAFVVLGPGTTLGGAVAQSLILAGWRGMKDRKDFQTRQAESPLLIALGREDQRGHVTGGPR, from the coding sequence ATGAGGGTCGTCGTCGTCTGTCCCGGCCGCGGCACCTACACCAAGGCAGAACTGGGCTCTCTCGGCCGGCTCCATCCCGACAAGGCCGCGCTGTTCGCCCGGTTCGATGCCCAGCGCCGGGTGGCGGGGCAGGAGACGCTGGCCGATCTCGACGGCGAAGCGAGCTATTCCGTGGCGCGCCACACGCGGGGCGACAATGCCTCGGCGCTGATCTATGCCGCGGGCTACGCCGATTTCCTGTCGCTCACGGGCGTCGAGGTGGTGGCCGTCACCGGCAATTCGATGGGCTGGTATACGGCGCTGGCCTGCGGCGGCGCCCTTTCGGCCGAAGACGGCTTCCGGGTCGTCAACACGATGGGCACGCTGATGCAGGAGGCGCTGATCGGCGGCCAGATCGTCCATCCGGTCATGGGCGAGGACTGGCGGCCCGACCTTGCCCGCCGCGCGCAACTGCTGGATCAGGTGGCCGGGATCGACGCCCGCCCGGGGCGCATCCTCGGCCTCTCCATCGCGCTCGGCGGGATGCTCGTGCTGGCGGGCAATGCCGAAGGTCTGGCCGATTTCGAGGCCGAAGTGCCGCCCGAACAGGGCCGCTTCCCGATGCGCCTTGCCAATCACGCGGCCTTCCACACCGCCCTTCAGGCGCCGGTCGCCGCGCGCGGACAGGCGGCGCTGCCCGAGGCGCTGTTCGGTCAGCCGCGGCTGCCGCTCATCGACGGGCGCGGCGCCGTCTGGTGGCCGAAAGCCACCGACGCGGCGGCGCTCCGGGCCTATACGCTCGGCCATCAGGTCACGGAGCCCTACGATTTCACCCGCGCCATCGCGGTCGCCGCGCGGGAATTCGCGCCCGACGCCTTCGTCGTACTCGGCCCCGGCACCACGCTGGGCGGGGCCGTGGCGCAGAGCTTGATCCTCGCCGGCTGGCGCGGGATGAAGGACCGCAAGGATTTCCAGACCCGTCAGGCCGAGAGCCCCCTGCTGATCGCACTGGGGCGAGAGGACCAGCGCGGGCACGTCACAGGAGGACCCAGATGA
- a CDS encoding thiamine pyrophosphate-dependent enzyme, translating into MPRSLIVHENFLSRVKARDLPQGAPPTPGLAPHEMVALFRNQCLSRALDRTSRAMQKAGQGFYTIGSSGHEGMAAVAHALRPSDMAFLHYRDAAFQIARAAQLGQSIAWDMLLSFASSAEDPISGGRHKVLGSKALAIPPQTSTIASHLPKAVGAAYSLGLARRRPPEHRALPEDALVMASFGDASANHSTAQGAFNTAGWTAFQSVPLPLLFVCEDNGIGISTRTPRGWIEASFRARPGLRYFRANGLDMSETYAVAAEAAAYVRNRRKPAFLHLGTVRLYGHAGADLPTTYMSREEVETEEANDPLLHSVRLMEAAGALDPDDALAIYLETQERVDRVAAEAVTRPRLKTASDVMASLIPPARPCAPTNGPSADSRAAAFGSDLKAMAEPQPMSRLINWALTDLMLAHPEIVLMGEDVGRKGGVYGVTQKLQTRFGPDRVIDTLLDEQSILGLGIGMAHNGFLPIPEIQFLAYLHNAEDQIRGEAATLPFFSNGQYTNPMVLRIAGLGYQKGFGGHFHNDNSIAVLRDIPGLILACPSDGAEAAMMLRECVRLAREEQRLVVFLEPIALYPMRDLAEEKDGGWMRTYPDPSERLRFGEIGCHGEGRDLAIVTFGNGIYLSQQANFTLRENGVAARILDLRWLAPLPLEAMLRATQDCRAVLVVDECRRSAGGPAEALMTALAEAGRTRIARITAEDSFIATGPAYAATLPSAAGIAEAALALVRA; encoded by the coding sequence ATGCCCCGCTCGCTCATCGTCCATGAGAATTTCCTCTCCCGCGTGAAGGCCCGCGACCTGCCGCAGGGCGCCCCGCCCACCCCCGGCCTCGCCCCGCACGAGATGGTGGCGCTCTTCCGCAACCAGTGCCTGTCGCGCGCGCTCGACCGGACCAGCCGAGCCATGCAGAAGGCGGGGCAGGGCTTCTACACGATCGGCTCCTCGGGGCACGAGGGGATGGCCGCCGTGGCCCATGCGCTGCGCCCCAGCGACATGGCCTTCCTCCATTACCGCGACGCGGCCTTCCAGATCGCGCGCGCGGCCCAGCTCGGCCAGAGCATCGCCTGGGACATGCTTCTCTCCTTCGCCTCCTCCGCCGAGGATCCGATCTCCGGCGGGCGCCACAAGGTGCTGGGCTCGAAGGCGCTGGCCATCCCGCCCCAGACCTCGACCATCGCGAGCCACCTGCCGAAGGCGGTGGGGGCGGCCTATTCGCTGGGGCTCGCGCGGCGCCGCCCGCCCGAGCACCGCGCCCTGCCCGAGGATGCGCTGGTGATGGCCAGTTTCGGCGACGCCTCGGCCAACCATTCCACCGCGCAGGGCGCCTTCAACACCGCGGGCTGGACCGCCTTCCAGTCGGTGCCGCTGCCGCTCCTCTTCGTCTGCGAGGACAATGGCATCGGCATCTCGACCAGAACCCCGCGCGGCTGGATCGAGGCAAGCTTCCGCGCCCGCCCCGGCCTGCGCTACTTCCGCGCCAACGGGCTCGACATGTCAGAGACTTACGCCGTGGCGGCCGAAGCCGCGGCCTATGTCCGCAACCGCCGCAAACCCGCCTTCCTGCATCTGGGAACCGTCCGCCTCTACGGCCATGCCGGGGCGGACCTGCCCACCACCTACATGAGCCGCGAGGAGGTCGAGACCGAGGAGGCCAACGATCCGCTCCTGCACAGCGTCCGGCTGATGGAGGCCGCAGGCGCGCTCGACCCCGACGACGCGCTCGCGATCTACCTCGAGACGCAGGAGCGCGTCGACCGGGTCGCGGCCGAGGCGGTCACCCGGCCGAGACTGAAGACGGCCTCCGACGTGATGGCGAGCCTGATCCCCCCGGCCCGGCCCTGCGCCCCCACCAACGGCCCCTCGGCCGATTCCCGCGCCGCGGCCTTCGGCTCCGACCTCAAGGCGATGGCCGAGCCGCAGCCGATGAGCCGCCTCATCAACTGGGCGCTCACCGACCTCATGCTCGCCCACCCCGAGATCGTGCTGATGGGCGAGGATGTGGGCCGCAAAGGCGGGGTCTATGGCGTGACCCAGAAGCTCCAGACCCGCTTCGGCCCCGACCGGGTGATCGACACGCTCCTCGACGAACAGTCGATCCTCGGCCTCGGGATCGGCATGGCCCACAACGGCTTCCTGCCCATCCCCGAGATCCAGTTCCTCGCCTATCTCCACAATGCCGAGGACCAGATCCGCGGCGAGGCGGCCACCCTGCCCTTCTTCTCGAACGGACAATATACCAACCCGATGGTGCTCCGGATCGCGGGGCTCGGCTATCAGAAGGGCTTCGGCGGCCATTTCCACAACGACAATTCCATCGCCGTCCTGCGCGATATCCCCGGGCTGATCCTCGCCTGCCCCTCGGACGGGGCCGAGGCCGCGATGATGCTGCGCGAATGCGTGCGGCTCGCGCGCGAAGAGCAGCGGCTGGTGGTCTTCCTCGAGCCCATCGCGCTCTATCCGATGCGCGACCTTGCGGAAGAGAAGGACGGGGGCTGGATGCGCACCTATCCCGACCCGTCCGAGCGGCTCCGCTTCGGCGAGATCGGCTGCCACGGCGAGGGCCGGGATCTTGCCATCGTGACGTTCGGCAACGGCATCTATCTGTCGCAACAGGCGAATTTCACGCTTCGTGAAAATGGCGTGGCCGCGCGGATCCTCGATCTGCGCTGGCTCGCGCCCCTGCCGCTCGAGGCGATGCTCAGGGCCACGCAGGACTGCCGCGCCGTCCTCGTGGTGGATGAATGCCGCCGCTCGGCCGGCGGCCCGGCCGAGGCGCTGATGACGGCCCTGGCCGAGGCAGGCCGCACCCGCATCGCCCGCATCACCGCCGAGGACAGTTTCATCGCCACCGGCCCCGCCTATGCCGCCACCCTGCCCTCGGCCGCCGGCATCGCCGAGGCGGCGCTTGCGCTGGTGCGGGCATGA
- a CDS encoding acyl-CoA dehydrogenase, with amino-acid sequence MKDLKAKDAPDLGRFDWEDPFRMELQLSEEERMLRDGARAYAQERLMPRVTAAYREEQTDPAIFREMGEMGLLGATVPEEYGGLGASYVSYGLIAREIERVDSGYRSMMSVQSSLVMYPIYAYGSEDQRRRYLPGLAKGELIGCFGLTEPDAGSDTAGMKTVARKTAQGYVLSGSKMWISNAPIADVFVVWAKSEAHGGKIRGFVLEKGMKGLSAPKIGGKLSLRASITGEIVMEGVEVGEEALLPGVEGLKGPFGCLNRARYGISWGVLGAAEACLHAARQYGLDRRQFGRPLAQTQLYQLKLANMMTDIALGAQASLRVGRLLDEANAAPEMISIVKRSNCGKALEAARHARDMHGGNGIQEEFHVMRHMANLETVNTYEGTHDVHALILGRAITGLQAFF; translated from the coding sequence ATGAAGGACCTGAAGGCCAAGGATGCCCCCGATCTCGGCCGCTTCGACTGGGAGGATCCCTTCCGGATGGAGCTTCAGCTCTCCGAGGAGGAGCGGATGCTGCGCGACGGCGCCCGCGCCTATGCGCAGGAGCGGCTGATGCCGCGGGTGACCGCCGCCTACCGCGAGGAACAGACCGATCCGGCCATCTTCCGCGAGATGGGCGAGATGGGCCTCCTCGGCGCGACCGTCCCCGAGGAATATGGCGGGCTCGGCGCCTCCTACGTCTCCTACGGCCTCATCGCGCGCGAGATCGAGCGGGTGGATTCGGGCTACCGCTCGATGATGTCGGTGCAGTCCTCGCTGGTGATGTATCCGATCTACGCCTACGGCTCGGAGGATCAGCGCCGCCGCTACCTGCCGGGCCTGGCAAAGGGCGAGCTCATCGGCTGTTTCGGCCTGACGGAACCCGACGCGGGCTCCGACACCGCGGGCATGAAGACCGTGGCCCGCAAGACCGCGCAGGGCTACGTCCTTTCCGGCTCGAAGATGTGGATCTCGAACGCGCCCATCGCGGATGTCTTCGTCGTCTGGGCGAAGTCCGAGGCCCACGGCGGCAAGATCCGCGGCTTCGTGCTGGAAAAGGGGATGAAGGGCCTCTCGGCCCCGAAGATCGGCGGCAAGCTCTCCCTGCGCGCCTCGATCACCGGCGAGATCGTGATGGAGGGGGTCGAGGTCGGCGAGGAGGCGCTCCTGCCCGGCGTCGAAGGGCTCAAGGGCCCGTTCGGCTGCCTCAACCGCGCCCGCTACGGCATCAGCTGGGGCGTGCTCGGCGCGGCCGAGGCCTGCCTCCATGCCGCGCGCCAGTACGGGCTCGACCGCAGGCAGTTCGGCCGCCCGCTGGCCCAGACCCAGCTCTACCAGCTCAAGCTCGCCAACATGATGACCGACATCGCGCTCGGCGCACAGGCGAGCCTCCGCGTCGGCCGCCTCCTCGACGAGGCCAATGCCGCGCCCGAGATGATCTCGATCGTCAAGCGCAGCAACTGCGGCAAGGCGCTCGAGGCCGCGCGCCACGCCCGCGACATGCACGGCGGCAACGGGATCCAGGAAGAGTTCCATGTCATGCGCCACATGGCGAACCTCGAGACGGTGAACACCTACGAGGGCACCCACGACGTTCATGCCCTCATCCTCGGCCGCGCGATCACCGGGCTGCAGGCCTTCTTCTGA
- a CDS encoding LysR family transcriptional regulator has translation MQGVHQVAFARRYLPPVGQLAAFEAVTRTGSTAAAARELDLTQGTVSRLVQGLEEQLGVVLFQRQRKRLRPTQAALAYAAEVRRALDILGRASLRLASDPEGGVLSLAILPTFGTHWLAPRLPGFLKAHPGVTINLATRLKPFEFEGEEFDAAIHFGSPSWPRAGHLRLFGEGVVAVASPEFLAAHPVAGAADLLALPLLTLETRPRGWAGWFAHHGVAAAVPRGMVFDQFATMMQAAIHGIGVALLPEFLAGPALAEGTLVPAHGGPVEGRHAYWLVWPEDRGDHPPLAAFRDWLRAETEGLA, from the coding sequence ATGCAGGGAGTGCATCAGGTGGCATTCGCGCGGCGCTATCTGCCCCCGGTGGGGCAGCTTGCGGCCTTCGAGGCGGTGACGCGGACGGGCTCGACGGCGGCGGCCGCACGCGAGCTCGATCTGACGCAGGGCACGGTGAGCCGGCTGGTGCAGGGGCTCGAGGAGCAGCTGGGCGTGGTGCTGTTTCAGCGGCAGCGGAAGCGGCTGAGGCCCACGCAGGCGGCGCTGGCCTATGCGGCCGAGGTGCGGCGGGCGCTCGACATTCTCGGGCGCGCCTCGCTGCGGCTCGCGTCCGACCCGGAGGGCGGGGTGCTGTCGCTGGCGATCCTGCCGACCTTCGGCACGCACTGGCTGGCGCCGCGGCTGCCGGGCTTTCTCAAGGCCCATCCGGGGGTGACGATCAATCTCGCGACGCGGCTGAAGCCCTTCGAGTTCGAGGGCGAGGAGTTCGACGCGGCGATCCATTTCGGCAGCCCCAGCTGGCCGCGGGCCGGGCATCTGCGGCTGTTCGGCGAGGGGGTGGTGGCGGTGGCGTCGCCGGAGTTTCTTGCCGCGCATCCGGTGGCGGGGGCTGCGGACCTGCTGGCGCTGCCGCTCCTCACGCTCGAGACGCGGCCGCGGGGCTGGGCGGGGTGGTTCGCCCATCACGGGGTGGCGGCGGCGGTGCCGCGGGGCATGGTGTTCGACCAGTTTGCCACCATGATGCAGGCGGCGATCCACGGGATCGGCGTGGCGCTGCTGCCCGAGTTCCTCGCCGGGCCCGCGCTGGCCGAGGGGACGCTGGTGCCGGCCCATGGCGGCCCGGTCGAGGGGCGGCACGCCTATTGGCTGGTCTGGCCCGAGGACCGCGGCGACCACCCACCGCTCGCGGCCTTCCGCGACTGGCTCAGGGCCGAGACGGAAGGTCTTGCCTGA
- the nagA gene encoding N-acetylglucosamine-6-phosphate deacetylase yields MSLVLRGATLFDGADFREGDLLLCDGRVAAILPPGEAPGQRVEQVEGILAPGLIDLQVNGSGGVMLDGTATAATFARICASQEGLGVLHVLPTLVTDRPAAVASVIAAALEAAGTPGLLGLHLEGPHIDPAKKGAHDGKLVRPLEEADLALYLEAARSLPGLMLTLSPAAARPEQIAALAAAGIVVSLGHTDCTMDEARRAFAAGAACVTHLFNAMSPLGHREPGLPGAALTSAVPTGLIADGHHVAPELIRIALAAKPEGLFLVSDCMAVAGTDLDGFELNGRRILRRGGRLTLASGTLAGADLTLPQAIRTLVRFGIPPERALAMATSAPARAIGRPDLGRLAPGVPADLVLLTPDLHPAALWRAGVRQDLPSRP; encoded by the coding sequence ATGTCTCTCGTTCTTCGCGGCGCCACCCTCTTCGACGGGGCCGACTTCCGGGAGGGCGACCTCCTCCTCTGCGACGGACGGGTGGCGGCGATCCTGCCTCCCGGAGAGGCGCCCGGACAACGGGTGGAGCAGGTGGAGGGCATCCTCGCCCCCGGCCTGATCGACCTTCAGGTGAACGGCAGCGGCGGCGTCATGCTCGACGGCACCGCCACCGCCGCAACCTTCGCCCGGATCTGCGCCAGTCAGGAGGGGCTCGGGGTCCTCCATGTGCTGCCGACGCTCGTCACCGACAGGCCCGCCGCCGTGGCAAGCGTGATTGCCGCCGCGCTGGAGGCCGCGGGCACGCCGGGCCTTCTCGGCCTGCATCTCGAAGGGCCTCATATCGACCCTGCGAAGAAGGGCGCGCACGACGGGAAGCTCGTCCGCCCGCTGGAGGAGGCGGACCTCGCGCTCTATCTCGAGGCCGCCCGGAGCCTGCCGGGGCTCATGCTGACCCTCTCGCCAGCCGCGGCCCGCCCGGAACAGATCGCGGCCCTCGCCGCCGCCGGGATCGTCGTGAGCCTCGGCCATACCGACTGCACGATGGACGAGGCCCGCAGGGCCTTCGCTGCCGGGGCCGCCTGCGTCACGCATCTCTTCAACGCGATGAGCCCGCTCGGCCACCGCGAGCCCGGCCTGCCGGGTGCGGCGCTGACCTCTGCGGTGCCGACCGGCCTCATCGCCGACGGTCACCATGTCGCCCCCGAGCTGATCCGCATCGCGCTCGCGGCCAAGCCCGAGGGTCTCTTCCTCGTTTCGGACTGCATGGCGGTGGCGGGCACCGACCTCGACGGGTTCGAGCTGAACGGCCGGCGCATCCTGCGCCGTGGGGGGCGCCTCACGCTGGCCTCGGGCACGCTCGCCGGCGCCGATCTGACCCTGCCGCAGGCCATCCGCACCCTCGTGCGCTTCGGCATCCCGCCCGAGCGCGCGCTGGCCATGGCGACCTCGGCCCCGGCGCGCGCCATCGGCCGCCCCGATCTGGGCCGCCTCGCGCCCGGCGTTCCCGCCGATCTCGTCCTCCTGACCCCCGACCTCCATCCCGCTGCCCTCTGGCGCGCGGGCGTCAGGCAAGACCTTCCGTCTCGGCCCTGA
- a CDS encoding phosphatase PAP2 family protein, whose translation MCEPQPVGVAAFLNRYPFEVNAERVLPAGGGAGQSVASDGSAEGNTAAGVAALSALNKSVQNKSSLNKNKNKNKNKNKNKNKVAGAGGGAAALSSLMPALELRRLHQLPQADPFTVASRFVWECLDICLPPGPDFTRLETAVMLAMQARDAERMRRLPDIQAQAAFSVDEFLRPLGIEGLAGYEATEGLFLNILQATEYVGLLYKARIDRDRPNVVEPRLRPLLAVPAHQSYPSNHSFQGHSIVFAFNAILPEHPATEELQRIAQNVAENREWAGLHFPSDTLAGKELARRFAPYLRDAFGAAFLAAQAEWH comes from the coding sequence ATGTGTGAACCCCAACCGGTGGGCGTGGCGGCGTTTCTGAACCGCTATCCGTTCGAGGTGAATGCCGAGCGCGTGCTGCCCGCAGGCGGCGGCGCGGGCCAGTCGGTCGCGAGCGACGGCTCGGCCGAGGGCAACACGGCGGCCGGGGTCGCGGCCCTGTCGGCCCTCAACAAGTCGGTGCAGAACAAGTCGTCTCTCAACAAGAACAAGAACAAGAACAAGAATAAAAACAAGAACAAGAACAAGGTGGCAGGTGCCGGCGGCGGCGCGGCGGCCCTGTCCAGCCTGATGCCGGCGCTGGAGTTGCGGCGCCTGCATCAGTTGCCGCAGGCCGATCCGTTCACCGTCGCCTCCCGCTTCGTCTGGGAGTGCCTCGACATCTGCCTGCCACCGGGGCCTGATTTCACCCGTCTCGAGACCGCGGTGATGCTGGCCATGCAGGCCCGCGATGCCGAGCGGATGCGGCGGCTTCCCGACATCCAGGCCCAGGCTGCCTTCTCGGTCGACGAGTTCCTGCGCCCGCTCGGGATCGAGGGGCTCGCCGGGTACGAGGCGACCGAGGGGCTGTTCCTGAACATCCTGCAGGCCACGGAATATGTGGGGCTGCTCTACAAGGCACGGATCGACCGCGACCGGCCGAACGTCGTCGAGCCGCGGCTGCGTCCGCTGCTCGCGGTGCCCGCCCACCAGAGCTATCCCTCGAACCATTCGTTCCAGGGCCATTCCATCGTCTTCGCCTTCAACGCGATCCTGCCCGAGCATCCCGCGACCGAGGAGTTGCAGCGCATCGCGCAGAACGTGGCGGAGAACCGGGAATGGGCGGGGCTGCATTTCCCTTCGGACACGCTGGCCGGAAAGGAGCTCGCGCGGCGGTTTGCGCCCTACCTGCGCGATGCGTTCGGCGCGGCCTTCCTTGCGGCGCAGGCGGAGTGGCACTGA
- a CDS encoding S8 family serine peptidase, with protein MDTQTMTHAAPARAVAPRYYWLWHLAALKVLDADFGAAPEPVPPLSQSALREVPVPQIRSTVWDRIPGGTATVALIDTGVSRTHPNLASRVDAERSIDLTTHRYGAQSVPVADATPWTREGRRAFFANLDLEGLQPLQLSSHEQDFLEAMVEDLRQSQGVTRPLSDGDESFSAHGTACAGLIVGEPAAVAPGTGALLPPAEAFPDGEPNPNGNLLPYFGVDPFSRLLSIRTSFESDPYQFITAFLYAWQHKVDAIVLPRGLPDPVRAPLQPKEDLKADLETWKSRDAADLFQRLQMLGNGSGDPDAAQAGFQPDRPWKILSHLIQAISRHIPIVCAAGNDGESQLIYPASLADDSNGIVSVGAVTAEGLRAGYSNYGEGLTLVAPSDDYPVYNRHQMRLNRFDPLIGLHDYAVGAGREHVYCPLELVTTDLPGVFGYDSGAQPWAQVMPAQGNPGLGGGYYTGFGGTSGASALVGGLLALAQRARRAAGKAPLGGHALKRLLRRASSTAAVVAPGYRPLTPDTMNADDETLLGPAAFFGAGLPDARLLVEEAVAHP; from the coding sequence ATGGACACGCAGACGATGACTCACGCGGCTCCGGCGCGGGCGGTGGCCCCCCGCTACTACTGGCTCTGGCATCTGGCGGCGCTGAAGGTGCTGGATGCGGATTTCGGCGCGGCGCCGGAGCCGGTGCCGCCCCTGTCGCAGAGCGCCCTGCGCGAGGTGCCCGTGCCGCAGATCAGAAGCACGGTCTGGGACCGCATCCCCGGCGGCACCGCCACCGTGGCGCTCATCGATACGGGCGTGAGCCGCACCCACCCGAACCTCGCGAGCCGGGTGGATGCAGAGCGGTCGATCGATCTGACCACGCACCGCTACGGGGCGCAATCCGTGCCGGTGGCCGATGCGACCCCCTGGACCCGCGAGGGACGGCGCGCCTTCTTCGCCAACCTCGACCTCGAGGGGCTTCAGCCGCTTCAGCTCTCCTCGCACGAGCAGGACTTTCTCGAGGCGATGGTCGAGGATTTGCGCCAGTCGCAGGGCGTGACGCGGCCGCTGAGCGATGGAGACGAGAGCTTTTCTGCCCACGGCACCGCCTGCGCGGGTTTGATCGTGGGCGAGCCTGCGGCCGTGGCGCCGGGCACCGGCGCGCTTCTGCCTCCCGCCGAGGCCTTCCCGGACGGCGAGCCCAATCCGAACGGCAATCTCCTGCCCTATTTCGGGGTCGATCCCTTCTCGCGCCTGCTCTCGATCCGCACCTCGTTCGAGAGCGATCCCTATCAGTTCATCACGGCTTTCCTCTATGCCTGGCAGCACAAGGTGGATGCAATCGTGCTGCCGCGCGGCCTGCCCGATCCGGTGCGCGCGCCGCTCCAGCCGAAGGAGGATCTGAAGGCCGATCTCGAAACCTGGAAGAGCCGCGATGCGGCGGATCTCTTCCAGCGGCTGCAGATGCTCGGCAACGGGTCGGGGGATCCGGATGCGGCGCAGGCGGGATTCCAGCCCGACCGGCCCTGGAAGATCCTCTCGCACCTGATCCAGGCGATCTCGCGCCACATCCCCATCGTCTGCGCCGCCGGAAACGACGGCGAGAGCCAGCTCATCTACCCGGCCAGCCTCGCCGACGACTCGAACGGCATCGTCTCGGTCGGGGCGGTCACGGCAGAAGGGCTGCGCGCCGGCTATTCGAACTACGGCGAGGGTCTGACGCTGGTGGCGCCCTCGGACGATTACCCGGTCTACAACCGTCACCAGATGCGGCTGAACAGGTTCGATCCGCTGATCGGGCTGCACGATTATGCGGTGGGCGCGGGGCGCGAGCATGTCTACTGCCCGCTCGAACTGGTCACGACCGATCTGCCCGGCGTCTTCGGCTATGACAGCGGGGCGCAGCCCTGGGCTCAGGTCATGCCCGCGCAGGGCAACCCCGGTCTCGGCGGCGGCTACTACACCGGCTTCGGCGGCACGTCGGGTGCCTCGGCGCTGGTGGGCGGGCTTCTGGCGCTGGCCCAGCGGGCGCGCCGGGCCGCCGGTAAGGCGCCGCTCGGCGGGCACGCGCTGAAGCGTCTGCTCCGGCGGGCCTCCTCCACCGCCGCGGTCGTCGCGCCGGGCTACCGGCCGCTGACGCCCGATACGATGAACGCGGACGACGAGACCCTCCTCGGGCCGGCGGCCTTCTTCGGAGCAGGTCTGCCCGACGCACGGCTGCTGGTCGAGGAGGCCGTGGCCCATCCGTGA